A region of Chitinophaga horti DNA encodes the following proteins:
- a CDS encoding SGNH/GDSL hydrolase family protein produces MKHFYALLLLALLSAPSTFAQVCTDKGFRLVIVGSSTAAGWSGPTSIDSSFGRRLKRHLEAIHPNWAVYNIATGGINTYAVQPSWYRPPVIPGDSRPAPDPAVNITRAINEFSPDAILISLPSNDASAGYPLAEQQANFNRIWATADSMNIAVWVTSTQPRDQMWGASRQPLMDMRDWLATRFGAKYIDFWTTFANTDGTINSAYASGDGIHLNNAAHRIMFERTVAEGIPDTLCKGPIRLQSLAVTAAGSGRSVAWTVTGERLMTQYVVQRSLDSLAWDSVGVVAANGSNIVTRNYTFADNSTQSTAIYYRLKLRDSRNRIFYTRGVKFDAQPVPYALSSFTGVARYNTAKLDWTTTFETKLHRIKLQRKTAVSTWKQIADLPAAGNATVPTNYTYTDTLTSDSSFYYRLHISDSSGRQFLTDSIRVNADSGYWKPFVLQNFAVTGNDTAANLSWQTTREKYTDKFFILRNNGAGWATIDSVNAAGRSSTLRSYTYIDHNRFNFDVFYRLRLQDSLGRSTFSDSVKLLKPQPPFALDSFSVTADWDQFNAGWKTLTEYNSWRFSLLRSADSVSWTTVTVVNAAGTSTTPRYYTYVDKPATLQTYYYQLKMEGLSGGSYYSNVVKVQADSSYAKPFVYSGPTVTRQNNLPYVQWSTTKEKNTLRFTVQRRLSTTSWTTAGTVNAAGNSNTLRNYSFTDNSILNEDVYYRLKMEDTSQRAFYSDSVKLNKLVIPFVLTAFTGTADYNQRNLAWTTASENGSLRFIVERSADSAAWTTVGNVPATGTSAVPVNYTFANTNVPQQVWYYRLHMEDTAGVHTYSGGIKIQPDPLYAQPFTYTGPTVTKVGSYPFVQWVTTREKNTLRFTVERSLNNTGWTGIRTIAAAGNSTTARSYSFTDSTVFTQNVYYRLKMEDTGYRAFYSASALLAYATGPFALTSFTVTRDYDDGYLNWSTASETNTSKFVLQRSVDSVTWDILAFVPAAGNSTTARQYTYKDPLVPSIAFFYRLKMETTNGSATYSPAVKALPDPVQLQPVNLSSFTAVLVGGKPSVQWTSSIEKESSKWRLQRSTNGWSWTTVSTQNAAGRTLTGASYSYNDNFTVTALTHYRVQLEDSAARTFNSSSISVSPGSGSRLAFAAPTPEAGAQLELLTPNPTSGDFRINGLSAGGHQVEVFNTAGALVYRHASYENGTRIEAGNWSSGIYYVLIDGGKTKLRLVKQ; encoded by the coding sequence ATGAAACATTTCTATGCACTGTTGCTGCTTGCATTACTCAGTGCCCCGTCCACGTTTGCCCAGGTTTGTACCGATAAAGGGTTCAGGCTGGTAATTGTGGGATCGTCCACCGCCGCCGGCTGGTCGGGCCCCACGAGTATCGACAGCTCCTTTGGTCGCCGGCTGAAGCGGCACCTCGAAGCCATACACCCAAACTGGGCGGTGTATAATATCGCTACAGGCGGTATCAACACGTATGCCGTGCAGCCCAGCTGGTACAGGCCGCCTGTCATTCCGGGCGACTCGCGCCCCGCTCCTGATCCGGCGGTAAACATCACCCGCGCGATCAATGAGTTTTCGCCGGATGCCATCCTGATCAGTTTACCCTCTAACGATGCCTCCGCCGGTTATCCCCTGGCGGAACAACAAGCCAACTTTAACCGTATTTGGGCCACAGCCGATTCCATGAACATCGCTGTTTGGGTAACGTCTACCCAGCCCCGCGACCAGATGTGGGGCGCCTCGCGGCAACCGTTGATGGATATGCGAGACTGGCTGGCCACGCGTTTCGGCGCTAAGTACATCGACTTCTGGACGACCTTCGCCAATACCGATGGTACGATCAATTCTGCATATGCGTCGGGAGATGGCATCCACCTGAATAATGCCGCACATCGTATTATGTTCGAGAGAACGGTGGCGGAAGGTATTCCCGATACACTGTGTAAAGGCCCGATCCGCCTGCAAAGCCTGGCGGTAACGGCAGCCGGCAGCGGCAGGTCTGTCGCCTGGACGGTTACCGGCGAACGCCTGATGACGCAGTACGTGGTACAACGCAGCCTCGATTCGCTGGCCTGGGATTCGGTGGGTGTAGTAGCGGCCAACGGCAGTAATATCGTTACCCGCAATTATACCTTCGCAGATAACAGCACACAGAGTACTGCTATCTATTATCGCCTCAAACTGCGCGACAGTCGCAACCGCATCTTCTACACGCGTGGGGTTAAGTTTGATGCGCAACCTGTTCCTTATGCCCTCTCGTCCTTCACCGGCGTTGCACGCTATAATACAGCGAAGCTCGACTGGACTACCACTTTCGAAACAAAATTGCATCGCATCAAACTGCAGAGAAAAACGGCCGTATCAACCTGGAAGCAGATAGCAGATTTGCCTGCTGCGGGTAACGCTACCGTACCAACGAATTATACGTATACAGATACACTTACTTCGGATAGTTCGTTTTACTACCGCCTGCACATCAGCGATAGCAGCGGCCGACAGTTCCTTACCGACAGTATTCGCGTAAACGCTGACAGTGGTTATTGGAAACCTTTCGTGCTGCAAAACTTCGCGGTGACGGGTAACGATACTGCCGCCAATCTGAGCTGGCAGACCACCCGCGAAAAGTATACGGATAAGTTCTTCATCCTCCGCAACAACGGCGCAGGTTGGGCCACCATCGATTCGGTAAACGCCGCCGGCCGCTCGTCCACACTACGCAGCTATACTTACATCGATCATAACCGATTCAACTTCGACGTATTCTATCGCTTACGCCTGCAAGACAGTTTAGGCCGCAGCACCTTCAGTGATTCAGTAAAACTGCTGAAACCACAGCCGCCGTTCGCGCTGGACAGCTTCTCCGTAACTGCCGACTGGGACCAGTTTAACGCAGGCTGGAAAACACTTACGGAATACAACAGCTGGCGTTTCTCGCTCTTGCGCAGCGCAGATTCTGTTAGCTGGACGACTGTAACGGTGGTGAACGCAGCCGGTACTTCGACCACGCCGCGTTATTATACTTATGTCGATAAACCGGCCACGCTGCAGACTTATTACTATCAGTTGAAGATGGAAGGCCTTTCTGGCGGCAGCTACTACTCGAACGTAGTGAAAGTGCAGGCAGATTCCTCGTACGCGAAGCCGTTCGTATATAGCGGCCCAACCGTTACGCGACAGAATAACCTGCCTTACGTACAATGGAGCACCACGAAAGAAAAGAATACACTCCGCTTTACCGTACAACGCCGCCTGTCTACAACCAGCTGGACGACCGCGGGCACGGTGAACGCCGCCGGTAACAGCAATACCTTACGTAACTACAGCTTTACCGACAACAGCATCTTGAACGAAGATGTGTACTATCGCCTTAAAATGGAAGATACCAGTCAGCGTGCTTTCTACAGCGATTCTGTAAAGCTCAATAAACTGGTCATTCCGTTTGTGCTGACAGCCTTTACCGGTACCGCCGACTACAACCAGCGCAACCTCGCCTGGACCACCGCCAGCGAAAACGGCAGCCTGCGTTTCATCGTAGAACGTAGCGCCGATTCCGCTGCCTGGACGACGGTAGGTAACGTACCAGCGACCGGCACTTCCGCTGTGCCGGTGAACTACACATTTGCGAACACTAACGTGCCGCAACAGGTATGGTACTATCGTTTGCATATGGAAGACACTGCTGGTGTGCATACGTACAGCGGCGGTATTAAAATACAGCCAGACCCACTGTATGCACAGCCGTTCACCTATACCGGACCGACCGTTACCAAAGTGGGCAGCTATCCGTTCGTACAATGGGTGACCACGCGTGAGAAAAACACCTTACGCTTCACCGTAGAACGGAGTTTGAACAACACCGGCTGGACGGGCATCCGCACGATCGCGGCAGCGGGTAATTCCACTACGGCGCGTAGTTACAGCTTTACCGACAGTACCGTGTTCACGCAAAACGTATATTATCGCCTGAAGATGGAAGACACCGGCTACCGGGCATTCTACAGCGCTTCGGCATTGCTGGCTTATGCGACCGGGCCGTTTGCGCTCACGAGCTTTACCGTAACGCGCGACTACGACGACGGTTACCTTAACTGGTCGACCGCGAGCGAAACCAATACGTCTAAATTTGTATTACAACGAAGTGTGGATTCTGTCACCTGGGACATACTCGCGTTTGTACCGGCAGCCGGCAACAGCACAACGGCAAGGCAATACACTTACAAAGATCCGTTGGTGCCATCTATCGCCTTCTTCTATCGCCTGAAGATGGAAACGACGAATGGCAGCGCAACTTACAGTCCGGCCGTAAAAGCTTTGCCTGATCCGGTGCAGTTGCAGCCTGTGAACCTCAGTTCATTTACAGCGGTACTTGTAGGTGGTAAACCGAGTGTGCAATGGACGAGCAGTATTGAAAAGGAAAGCTCGAAATGGCGGCTGCAACGCAGCACCAACGGTTGGTCGTGGACGACAGTGAGTACGCAGAACGCGGCAGGTCGAACGTTAACAGGCGCTTCGTACAGCTACAACGATAACTTTACGGTTACCGCGCTTACCCATTATCGTGTGCAATTGGAAGATTCTGCGGCGCGTACATTCAATAGCAGCAGTATCTCCGTATCGCCTGGATCCGGATCGCGGCTGGCATTTGCAGCACCAACGCCTGAAGCAGGTGCGCAGCTGGAACTGCTAACCCCGAATCCAACTTCCGGCGACTTCCGCATCAATGGGTTATCTGCTGGTGGCCACCAGGTGGAGGTGTTTAACACTGCTGGCGCGCTGGTTTATCGTCATGCATCCTACGAAAATGGTACCCGCATCGAAGCTGGTAACTGGAGTAGTGGTATCTATTATGTGTTGATAGATGGCGGAAAAACTAAACTCCGACTTGTAAAACAGTAA
- a CDS encoding GDSL-type esterase/lipase family protein produces MNKLFTLLLVLLTSALSTYGQTCTDKGFTIVILGSSSAAGYHGPTHIDSSWVKIFERQIRADNPLNMVRNLAEAGTTTYFAQPSWYKAPVGRPVASVEKNITRALKDLKADAVVVNFPSNDAAQSIPVAEQQANFNRIVAAADSLHVPVWITSTQPRTTMYGVSRAPLMLMRDWLANRFGSRYINFWDPFATAEGKIVPEYAIADSIHLNNAAHRIMAQRVIAEHILDTLCAGPVALAKFTTRFGEVAKISWTTTAERYVTGFQLQGRSEGGAWKDVGAQVPSTSNGYDLQEYAQTDTEALPYYRLKITDAKNRVFYSPVLEAKDSSEFIINNATITTANQRLKWSWNRTKETWIASAYILQWMSGRWEAIDSIASGQSAYELQSTAWLTGGTYVIAGRTLTGKLLHGDTLVLNAPDEKPLITGFQVAAEGASNIARFTASVTAPYSVHLEFPAGATGNWSAIDKKQVPVNGNYDLRDTNPHSGAQYRLRMVNNNNGSTYYSDVITLGEGFALGALTIAKIDYHRTTVNWNTVRHRRLKELTLQVSADSANWRNVVTYPSAAPYTYTFTDTSFAGVNRWYRVAGTDSANGGTFSAAVKALPDPLYLDPFRSAIGTITAPSNIPYTITRNKMIQSYVAERSINNGESWEVMTNTVVTGGFINDDRYYDADVWYRISAIDSLGRQFAGSHGVYARGDAPFRVKSFTGYGDWGSAMLSWTTEYERKAKQISVVRSSDLSNWQTVNATPIATAGNSTSPVQYSYIDPNVAQVTLFYRLVLEDSAGRRTLTPIIEVNPDTLFALPYRLASLTGTQEGNRQTIKWQVSVEKNMRNITVDRSNDGTNWTALNIDLVAARGEGVYKNVTYERTYTYNISGTTNAVYYRLRYMDVRNRYFTVPVVVKIVADSNFATPIHYASVSAVRNLDKQTVSWSTSKEWNSSEFIVQRNVDFSGWNALEGRVKAAEMSNTTKHYTFEDTSYTPRQVQYRVVMLDAFDRVFNSPAVAMPVDSNYNRYFRVGSFSGVRDGRTQVITWTTTKEFFTTDILIERNHSNAWVRVDSVPAAGISMTDKPYTFTDKEYNHKDIYYRLTFRDKYKRTERSNEALVKIDSNYVTPVRFGGQSVKRELDKQVIAWNTTKEFGLVRFNILRLDGNTWTRIDSVPAKGAGDYTFTDNEYKEKETYYRLQVRDEFGRGTLTNEMFVRIDSNYNTPVRYGAVTGAREGETQVISWSTLKEFRTKSFDVERKNADNSWLKIGTVNAAGIDMDGQSYSFTDTEGLPAAQTYRVVMTDLFDRATFISPEVKLAADSREAAVFKNFTVTRESEKSILKWTTASEYGSLRFVIERSNDGNAWTRIDSLPAAGKSSADLAYSFTDAYVANTVWAHYRVLAVGVNGTRTPGESVKVVVLITSNPTDPQPTTGQVYAYPNPASGSFKIHGFATGVHTEVYNSRGVLVYRNTQYAGEAINTESWPAGIYYIQLNKGRYRITLIKI; encoded by the coding sequence ATGAATAAACTTTTTACACTCCTGTTAGTGCTGTTAACCAGCGCGCTTTCAACTTATGGCCAAACCTGTACCGACAAGGGCTTTACCATCGTTATCCTGGGTAGCTCGTCTGCCGCCGGTTATCACGGGCCTACGCACATCGACAGTTCCTGGGTAAAGATTTTCGAAAGGCAGATCAGGGCAGATAATCCGCTCAACATGGTGCGCAACCTCGCAGAAGCGGGAACGACTACCTACTTTGCACAACCGTCCTGGTACAAGGCGCCAGTCGGCCGGCCGGTGGCAAGTGTTGAAAAAAATATTACCCGCGCGCTGAAGGATCTGAAAGCTGATGCCGTGGTGGTAAACTTCCCGTCCAATGACGCGGCGCAAAGCATCCCGGTAGCGGAACAACAAGCGAACTTCAATCGTATTGTCGCCGCTGCTGATTCGTTGCATGTGCCGGTATGGATCACTTCCACGCAGCCTCGTACCACGATGTACGGCGTGAGCCGCGCCCCCCTGATGCTGATGCGCGACTGGCTGGCAAACCGTTTTGGCAGCCGGTACATTAACTTCTGGGATCCGTTCGCCACGGCTGAAGGTAAAATTGTTCCGGAGTATGCAATTGCCGATAGCATCCACCTGAATAACGCGGCCCACCGCATCATGGCGCAGCGTGTCATCGCGGAGCATATCCTGGACACGCTCTGCGCAGGCCCGGTTGCCCTGGCGAAGTTTACCACTCGGTTTGGTGAGGTGGCGAAAATATCCTGGACAACGACGGCTGAAAGATATGTAACGGGTTTCCAGCTGCAGGGGCGTTCGGAAGGCGGTGCCTGGAAGGATGTAGGGGCGCAGGTGCCTTCGACCAGTAACGGCTATGACCTGCAGGAATACGCGCAGACAGATACGGAAGCGCTTCCCTATTACCGCCTTAAGATTACTGATGCAAAAAACAGGGTGTTTTATTCTCCGGTACTGGAAGCAAAGGATTCTTCTGAATTTATTATCAATAATGCCACTATTACCACGGCCAACCAGCGCCTGAAATGGAGCTGGAACAGGACGAAGGAAACCTGGATCGCATCGGCTTACATCCTGCAATGGATGAGTGGCCGTTGGGAAGCTATCGACAGTATTGCGTCGGGGCAATCAGCCTACGAGCTGCAATCCACCGCCTGGCTCACGGGTGGTACCTATGTGATCGCCGGCCGCACCTTAACGGGTAAATTGTTGCATGGCGATACGCTGGTGCTGAATGCGCCGGACGAAAAGCCTTTGATCACGGGCTTCCAGGTAGCGGCGGAAGGGGCAAGTAATATTGCCCGTTTTACGGCTTCGGTAACGGCGCCTTATTCGGTTCACCTCGAATTTCCAGCCGGTGCAACGGGCAACTGGTCGGCCATCGATAAAAAACAGGTGCCGGTAAACGGCAATTACGACCTGCGCGATACGAATCCGCATAGCGGCGCACAATACCGGTTGCGCATGGTGAATAATAATAACGGCAGTACTTACTACTCTGATGTAATCACTTTAGGAGAAGGCTTCGCCCTGGGTGCGCTCACTATCGCCAAAATAGATTATCACCGTACTACGGTTAACTGGAACACGGTTCGCCACCGCCGCCTGAAAGAATTGACGCTGCAGGTAAGCGCAGATTCCGCTAATTGGAGAAACGTGGTTACGTATCCTTCCGCCGCACCTTATACTTATACCTTTACCGATACGAGTTTTGCCGGAGTGAACAGGTGGTATCGGGTGGCAGGCACCGATTCGGCCAACGGCGGTACTTTCTCTGCAGCGGTAAAAGCACTGCCGGACCCCTTGTACCTGGATCCCTTCCGGTCTGCTATCGGAACAATCACGGCACCATCAAATATTCCCTACACCATCACGCGTAATAAAATGATCCAGTCATATGTGGCGGAGCGTTCTATCAATAATGGCGAGAGTTGGGAGGTGATGACTAATACCGTTGTTACCGGCGGCTTTATCAACGATGACCGTTACTACGATGCGGATGTATGGTATCGCATTAGTGCAATAGATTCGCTGGGCCGCCAGTTTGCCGGCTCACATGGCGTATATGCGCGTGGCGATGCTCCGTTCCGCGTGAAAAGTTTTACCGGCTATGGCGATTGGGGAAGTGCCATGCTCTCCTGGACAACCGAATATGAACGTAAAGCAAAACAAATCTCCGTTGTCAGAAGTTCCGACCTCAGTAACTGGCAAACGGTGAACGCAACGCCTATTGCCACAGCGGGTAACAGTACATCACCTGTCCAATACAGCTATATAGATCCAAATGTGGCGCAGGTTACCTTGTTTTATCGTTTGGTACTGGAAGACAGCGCCGGCCGGAGAACGCTGACGCCAATAATTGAAGTGAATCCCGATACGCTTTTTGCCCTGCCATACCGTTTGGCTTCGCTCACCGGCACTCAGGAGGGCAACCGGCAAACTATAAAATGGCAGGTTTCCGTAGAGAAGAATATGAGAAACATCACGGTAGACCGTAGTAATGACGGTACAAACTGGACGGCCCTTAACATTGACCTCGTAGCCGCGCGCGGCGAAGGTGTGTACAAAAATGTGACGTATGAGCGAACTTATACGTACAACATTTCCGGCACCACCAATGCTGTTTATTATCGTTTGCGATATATGGATGTCCGCAACCGCTATTTCACGGTGCCGGTCGTTGTCAAAATAGTGGCAGACTCTAACTTCGCGACGCCTATACATTATGCTAGCGTAAGCGCAGTGCGCAACCTGGACAAACAGACGGTGAGCTGGAGCACGAGCAAAGAATGGAATTCCAGTGAGTTTATAGTACAGCGTAACGTAGACTTTAGCGGCTGGAATGCTTTGGAAGGAAGGGTTAAAGCCGCGGAAATGTCTAACACTACTAAGCATTACACTTTTGAAGACACCTCCTATACACCTAGGCAGGTGCAATACCGGGTGGTGATGCTGGATGCGTTTGACCGCGTATTTAATAGCCCGGCTGTTGCTATGCCGGTAGACTCGAACTACAATCGCTACTTCCGCGTAGGAAGCTTCAGCGGGGTGCGCGATGGTCGCACGCAGGTGATTACCTGGACGACGACCAAGGAATTTTTTACCACCGACATTCTCATTGAAAGAAACCACAGCAACGCGTGGGTACGGGTAGATTCGGTGCCGGCTGCAGGTATTTCGATGACGGACAAACCGTACACGTTTACTGACAAGGAGTACAATCATAAAGACATTTACTATCGTCTTACTTTCCGAGATAAATATAAACGAACGGAGCGCAGCAACGAGGCGCTGGTGAAAATCGATTCTAACTACGTGACGCCCGTTCGCTTTGGCGGCCAGTCGGTGAAACGTGAACTGGACAAACAGGTGATCGCCTGGAACACAACCAAAGAGTTCGGGCTCGTACGTTTCAATATCCTTCGCCTGGACGGCAATACCTGGACGCGCATCGATAGTGTGCCTGCCAAAGGCGCCGGCGATTATACTTTTACGGATAATGAGTATAAGGAGAAGGAAACATATTACCGCCTGCAGGTGCGTGATGAATTTGGCCGCGGTACCCTTACGAATGAAATGTTCGTACGGATAGATTCCAACTATAATACGCCTGTCCGTTACGGTGCCGTCACCGGTGCCCGTGAAGGCGAAACACAGGTGATCAGCTGGTCTACGCTGAAAGAGTTCCGTACGAAATCGTTCGATGTCGAAAGAAAGAATGCGGACAATAGCTGGCTGAAGATAGGGACCGTGAACGCCGCCGGTATCGATATGGATGGTCAGTCATACAGCTTCACCGATACCGAAGGCCTGCCCGCTGCGCAAACATACCGTGTCGTAATGACCGACCTGTTCGATCGCGCTACCTTTATCAGTCCCGAAGTAAAATTAGCCGCCGATAGCCGTGAAGCCGCCGTGTTCAAGAACTTCACCGTAACCCGCGAGAGCGAAAAAAGCATCCTGAAGTGGACTACCGCCAGCGAATACGGCAGCCTGCGATTCGTCATCGAAAGAAGCAACGACGGCAACGCCTGGACACGCATCGACAGTTTGCCTGCCGCCGGTAAATCGTCGGCAGACCTTGCGTACAGCTTCACCGATGCATATGTTGCCAATACGGTATGGGCACATTACCGCGTGCTCGCTGTAGGCGTAAATGGTACCCGCACACCAGGTGAATCAGTGAAAGTAGTGGTATTGATTACGAGCAACCCTACTGATCCGCAACCCACCACCGGCCAGGTATATGCCTACCCCAACCCGGCCTCCGGCAGCTTCAAGATTCACGGGTTCGCCACCGGCGTACATACAGAAGTATATAACAGCCGTGGTGTCCTGGTATATCGTAACACACAATACGCCGGGGAAGCGATCAACACCGAATCATGGCCCGCCGGTATTTACTACATACAGCTGAATAAAGGCAGGTACCGCATCACCCTTATCAAGATTTAA
- a CDS encoding acyltransferase family protein, protein MSLPTSSPNRFLSLDVFRGLTVACMILVNTPGSWAHIYAPLGHAKWHGWTPTDLVFPFFLFAVGNAMSFALKKYDAPLAKIFKRTALIFLIGLLLNWFPFVAWSGDELVFKSLAKLRIMGVLQRIALCYGLAALIIYYFKPKGAIIASVLLLLGYWGLLLTCGQGDPYSLEGNAGLFIDKAILGENHMYRGEGVPFDPEGLLSTLPAIVNVICGYLAGDYIQRKGKNTGTVIRLALAGLVFVALAYVWNSWFPINKKIWTSSYVLLSAGLAAVILSIFIYLVEIVQWKRGWYFFEVFGKNPLFIFVMSGVLVKIYGLIRPEPGKGFYSWFYETVFRPLAGELNGSLLFALFHVGLFWLLGWWLDKKRIYIKV, encoded by the coding sequence ATGAGCCTCCCCACGTCATCGCCTAATCGTTTCCTGTCCCTGGATGTTTTCCGCGGACTTACCGTCGCCTGTATGATCCTGGTAAACACCCCCGGCAGCTGGGCACACATCTACGCGCCGCTTGGCCACGCCAAATGGCACGGCTGGACGCCCACCGACCTGGTATTCCCCTTCTTCCTGTTCGCCGTAGGTAACGCGATGAGTTTCGCCCTAAAGAAGTACGACGCCCCACTAGCGAAAATATTTAAGCGTACGGCCCTTATTTTCCTCATCGGTTTACTGCTTAACTGGTTTCCGTTCGTAGCCTGGTCAGGGGATGAGCTGGTGTTTAAGTCACTGGCCAAACTCCGTATCATGGGCGTGTTGCAACGCATCGCGCTTTGTTACGGCCTGGCAGCCCTCATCATCTATTACTTTAAACCTAAAGGTGCGATCATAGCATCCGTGCTGCTGCTGTTGGGCTACTGGGGACTTTTACTAACCTGCGGACAGGGCGATCCTTATAGTCTCGAAGGCAATGCAGGCCTGTTCATCGACAAGGCCATCCTCGGTGAAAATCACATGTATCGTGGCGAAGGCGTTCCCTTTGATCCGGAAGGGTTGTTAAGTACATTACCCGCCATCGTAAACGTCATTTGCGGTTATCTCGCCGGTGATTACATCCAGCGGAAAGGCAAAAACACCGGTACCGTAATACGCCTCGCACTGGCCGGACTGGTATTCGTGGCCCTGGCTTATGTATGGAATAGCTGGTTCCCGATCAATAAAAAGATCTGGACCAGTTCTTATGTGTTGCTTTCTGCAGGACTGGCGGCTGTAATTTTGTCCATCTTCATCTACCTGGTAGAAATCGTACAATGGAAACGCGGTTGGTATTTCTTCGAAGTATTTGGTAAGAACCCATTGTTCATCTTCGTGATGTCGGGCGTATTGGTAAAGATTTACGGGTTGATCCGCCCCGAACCTGGCAAGGGCTTCTATAGCTGGTTTTACGAAACCGTTTTCAGGCCGCTGGCGGGGGAACTGAATGGCTCGCTGTTGTTTGCGTTGTTTCATGTAGGGTTGTTCTGGTTATTGGGGTGGTGGCTCGATAAGAAGAGGATTTACATTAAGGTATAA
- a CDS encoding ABC-F family ATP-binding cassette domain-containing protein — protein sequence MHYVTVEGLTKSYGEAPLFEDISFHIEEGDKIALVALNGTGKSTLLRILCGKEVPDAGKVWIHKDVTVVMLEQNHGFDLKKSVLENIFDHSHPILNAIREYELLTDEGAEPDPDALTAAIAKMDEMGAWHFDSKVKQILGKLNIHHLDQEIGTLSGGQQKRVALAKVLIDIGFEHKHTLLIMDEPTNHLDVSMIEWLENYLDQENVTLLLVTHDRYFLDSVCNEIMELDNRQLYIYKGNYENYLEKKAAREESEKASVEKARNTYRKELEWMRKQPKARTTKSKSRQDAFYEVKERATARLESQQLELNVKMSRLGGKIIELKKVYKAYGEKVILKGFDYTFKKGERIGVVGKNGAGKSTFLNILMGHEQADSGKVNVGDTIIFGNYSQEGLKIKEDMRVIEFVKNIAENFPLADGSKVSAAQFLQLFLFPPEKQYTYISRLSGGEKRRLHLLSILFRNPNFLVLDEPTNDLDLPTLSILEDFLLTYQGCILIVSHDRYFMDKLVDHLFVFEGEGEVRDYPGNYTQYREWEKDQEKPEPKKEERPVETPAAAPQAAAEPKKKMSFKEKREMELLEKDMEALEAEKKQLDEQLASGSLSYEQLQAAAQRIGVVMEQLDEKGLRWLELSEMA from the coding sequence ATGCATTATGTTACTGTAGAAGGACTCACCAAGTCCTACGGAGAAGCGCCTCTATTCGAAGACATTTCTTTCCATATTGAAGAAGGTGATAAGATTGCCCTCGTAGCCCTTAACGGAACGGGCAAATCCACGTTGCTACGCATCCTGTGCGGTAAAGAAGTGCCCGATGCAGGCAAGGTGTGGATACATAAGGACGTAACAGTCGTAATGCTCGAACAAAACCATGGCTTTGACCTTAAAAAATCGGTGCTCGAAAACATATTCGATCACAGTCACCCGATCCTTAACGCCATCCGCGAATACGAACTGCTTACCGATGAAGGCGCCGAACCCGATCCGGACGCGCTGACGGCCGCTATCGCCAAAATGGACGAAATGGGCGCCTGGCACTTCGATTCCAAGGTGAAACAGATCCTCGGCAAACTGAATATTCATCACCTCGACCAGGAAATCGGTACGCTTTCCGGTGGGCAGCAAAAACGCGTAGCACTGGCAAAGGTGTTGATAGACATCGGTTTCGAACATAAACATACGCTGCTGATCATGGACGAGCCCACGAACCACCTGGACGTGAGCATGATCGAGTGGCTGGAAAACTACCTCGACCAGGAAAATGTGACGCTGCTGCTCGTTACCCACGACCGCTACTTCCTCGACAGCGTTTGTAACGAAATCATGGAGCTGGATAACCGCCAGCTGTATATCTATAAAGGCAATTACGAAAACTATCTCGAAAAAAAGGCCGCCCGCGAAGAGTCGGAAAAGGCCAGTGTTGAAAAGGCGCGTAATACCTACCGTAAGGAGCTGGAATGGATGCGTAAGCAACCCAAGGCCCGTACCACCAAGTCTAAATCGCGCCAGGACGCTTTCTACGAAGTGAAAGAGCGTGCTACGGCCCGCCTGGAGTCGCAGCAGCTGGAGCTGAATGTGAAAATGAGCCGCCTGGGTGGTAAGATCATCGAATTGAAAAAGGTGTACAAGGCCTATGGTGAAAAGGTGATCCTGAAAGGCTTCGACTACACGTTTAAGAAGGGCGAACGTATAGGCGTTGTCGGTAAAAACGGCGCGGGTAAATCAACGTTCCTCAATATCCTGATGGGCCATGAACAGGCCGATTCGGGCAAGGTGAATGTGGGCGATACGATCATTTTTGGTAACTACTCGCAGGAAGGTCTCAAGATAAAAGAAGACATGCGGGTGATCGAGTTCGTTAAAAACATTGCTGAAAACTTTCCGCTGGCAGATGGCTCTAAGGTAAGCGCCGCGCAGTTCCTGCAGCTGTTCCTGTTCCCGCCGGAAAAACAATACACTTATATTTCGCGGTTAAGCGGTGGTGAAAAACGCCGCCTGCACCTGCTTTCCATATTATTCCGCAACCCAAATTTCCTGGTGCTCGACGAACCGACGAACGACCTGGACCTGCCCACGCTCAGCATCCTGGAAGACTTCCTGCTGACGTACCAGGGTTGCATCCTCATCGTGAGCCACGACCGTTACTTCATGGACAAACTGGTGGACCACCTCTTTGTATTCGAAGGCGAGGGCGAAGTGCGCGACTATCCGGGCAACTACACCCAGTACCGTGAGTGGGAAAAGGACCAGGAAAAGCCAGAGCCGAAGAAAGAAGAACGTCCTGTCGAAACACCGGCGGCCGCTCCCCAGGCAGCAGCCGAACCGAAAAAGAAAATGTCTTTTAAGGAGAAGCGCGAAATGGAACTGCTCGAAAAAGACATGGAGGCGCTGGAAGCCGAAAAGAAGCAACTGGACGAGCAACTGGCCTCCGGCTCCCTCAGCTACGAACAGCTGCAGGCAGCTGCACAGCGCATCGGCGTGGTAATGGAGCAACTGGATGAAAAAGGCCTGCGCTGGCTGGAGCTGAGCGAAATGGCGTAG